A single Epinephelus fuscoguttatus linkage group LG13, E.fuscoguttatus.final_Chr_v1 DNA region contains:
- the LOC125900186 gene encoding aryl hydrocarbon receptor-like, with protein sequence MLGHPASYANKKRKKPVLKQKKASDGNEVVKSNPSKRHRDRLNGELDRLTDLLPFPAEVRSRLDKLSVLRLSVGYLRVKSYFKGAMKTNNSSLMLPGVNGQNGQNGNNMDVTGFSEGDLLLQALNGFVIVVTSEGLVFYVSATIKDYLGFHQSDVVHQSVFELIHTDDRALFRQQLHFALNPPSAGDGENASQNCGGTMFYSPEQLPPENSAFLERSFVCRFRCLLDNSSGFLALKFQGRLKYLHGQRLMRDNGNASKPQLALFSIAMPVQSPAIVEIRAKMLLFQTKHKLDFTPTGVDSRGKIVLGYSETELCMRGSGYQFIHAADMMYCADNHIRMMKTGESGLTVFRLLSKSNGWVWVKANAKLIYKGGRPEFIIAYQRALVNAEGEEYLRQRRLQLPFSFTTGEGVLYDIGPTVDITQFQFNKMFNNTDDIKKDVTPGSLLDCFLSQDERAYTQPVDPPLPVDQVFLDSEALISVASDVWHDSGTTTTSSDPVALKEEAKQSVMAVIDNLEKMAQDGDFSAALQNLEVSDAELMEWENTLKGLSQDEGQQNGVRSELDSILTNDIFDFIDSVLFKEKGDHCLDTGTPACLTAVNNNQQVPFTQAVQLSTAAGLSEPQLFQAPSPDCTYSPVNGLYAHQQNAMNGPVTAGQSLAESAQMFSSTQKLSHHGPLMPQADTNLPPLQQLQLQDIYSPSIELPELTVSDVSAASAPFQSCAQAPINHMGFPTAQTQSSQLPRGPQNNLQAPAITANGQLLQSSVQQPNNVALGVMDILPPLIPCNDFVSSSTPNIPIPFPTTCLQGRSAFETHNHQVQQWPQGQQQKLPHAGVMQNGHEPMPACHSQTPQSQTFPRAGLWPRNVTGLSHTQQGGLTCGQAATHSSCMFDQHFSNSPAGGDVLALSGSSGLRGADMSLDQSPPQGSCYFQWSHSEPVVGTSAINQENANISPLTAPPNMSSSEHTLNIQHYLECPRQTQDERVLTERSGIFAAPACDVAMYLAE encoded by the exons AAAGAAGGCCAGTGATGGCAATGAAGTTGTTAAATCAAACCCTTCAAAGCGCCACCGGGATCGGCTGAACGGGGAGCTGGACAGGCTGACAGACCTCCTGCCCTTTCCCGCGGAGGTTCGCTCTCGTCTGGACAAACTGTCGGTCCTTCGCCTCAGCGTGGGTTACCTGAGGGTCAAGAGCTACTTCAAAG GGGCCATGAAGACCAATAACAGCAGTCTGATGTTACCTGGAGTGAACGGGCAGAATGGGCAGAACGGGAACAACATGGACGTCACGGGCTTCTCTGAGGGCGACCTGCTGCTCCAG GCGCTGAACGGGTTTGTGATCGTGGTCACGTCAGAGGGCTTGGTGTTTTATGTCTCTGCCACAATCAAGGACTACCTGGGCTTTCATCAG TCTGACGTGGTTCACCAGAGTGTGTTTGAGCTCATCCATACTGATGACCGGGCTCTGTTCAGACAGCAGCTTCACTTTGCTCTCAACCCTCCATCTGCCGGTGACGGAGAAAACG CCTCGCAGAATTGTGGCGGCACAATGTTTTACAGTCCTGAGCAGCTTCCCCCAGAGAACTCCGCCTTCCTGGAGAGGAGCTTTGTGTGTCGCTTCCGCTGCCTCCTGGACAATTCCTCTGGCTTCCTG GCTCTGAAGTTCCAGGGTCGACTGAAGTACCTCCATGGCCAGAGGCTTATGAGGGACAATGGGAACGCTAGCAAACCTCAGCTGGCACTTTTCTCCATCGCTATGCCTGTCCAGTCTCCAGCCATCGTGGAGATCAGAGCCAAAATGCTCCTCTTTCAAACTAAGCACAAGCTGGACTTCACACCCACAGGTGTAGATAGCAG GGGGAAGATTGTTCTGGGCTATTCAGAGACTGAACTGTGCATGAGAGGCTCCGGCTACCAATTCATCCACGCTGCTGACATGATGTATTGTGCCGACAACCACATCCGCA TGATGAAAACAGGAGAGAGCGGTCTGACTGTTTTCAGGCTCCTGAGCAAGTCGAACGGCTGGGTGTGGGTGAAGGCCAACGCCAAGCTGATCTACAAAGGAGGAAGACCTGAATTCATCATCGCGTATCAGAGAGCTTTGGT CAATGCCGAGGGTGAGGAATATCTGCGTCAGAGGAGGCTGCAGCTTCCCTTCTCCTTCACCACAGGAGAGGGCGTCCTGTACGACATCGGCCCCACAGTGGACATCACTCAGTTTCAGttcaataaaatgtttaacAACACAGACGACATTAAAAAGGATGTGACCCCTGGCTCTCTGCTGGACTGCTTCCTGAGTCAGGACGAAAGAGCCTACACGCAGCCAGTAGACCCCCCTCTACCTGTGGATCAGGTGTTTTTGGACAGTGAGGCCCTGATTAGCGTTGCCAGTGACGTATGGCATGACAGTGGAACTACAACCACGTCAAGTGACCCTGTTGCATTGAAAGAGGAGGCCAAGCAgtcagtgatggctgtgattGACAACCTGGAAAAAATGGCACAGGACGGTGacttctctgcagctctgcagaatCTGGAGGTCAGTGATGCAGAGCTGATGGAGTGGGAAAACACGCTCAAGGGATTAAGTCAGGACGAGGGCCAGCAGAACGGCGTCAGGTCTGAGCTGGACAGCATCCTCACTAATGACATATTTGACTTCATTGATAGTGTTTTGTTCAAGGAGAAGGGAGATCACTGTCTCGACACCGGCACTCCCGCCTGCCTCACAGCAGTCAACAACAATCAGCAGGTCCCCTTCACTCAGGCTGTCCAGCTCTCAACCGCAGCCGGACTTAGTGAGCCTCAGTTGTTTCAGGCCCCGAGCCCTGATTGTACTTACTCTCCAGTGAATGGTCTCTATGCTCACCAGCAGAATGCAATGAATGGTCCAGTGACTGCAGGGCAAAGCTTGGCAGAGTCTGCTCAGATGTTCAGCAGCACCCAGAAACTCTCCCACCACGGTCCCCTGATGCCTCAGGCTGACACCAACCTGCCCCCtcttcagcagctgcagctccagGACATTTACAGCCCCTCTATAGAGCTCCCAGAGCTCACTGTCTCTGACGTCTCCGCTGCCTCAGCCCCTTTTCAATCCTGTGCACAGGCACCTATCAACCACATGGGCTTCCCGACTGCACAGACGCAATCCAGTCAGCTTCCGCGGGGTCCTCAAAACAATTTGCAGGCTCCTGCAATAACAGCAAacggacagctgctgcagagctctGTTCAACAACCAAACAATGTAGCACTTGGCGTCATGGACATTTTGCCGCCCTTGATTCCATGCAATGACTTTGTTTCCTCTAGCACACCTAATATTCCCATTCCCTTTCCCACAACATGTCTGCAAGGAAGATCCGCTTTTGAAACGCACAACCACCAGGTTCAGCAGTGGCCGCAGGGCCAGCAGCAGAAGCTGCCTCATGCTGGCGTCATGCAGAACGGACATGAGCCGATGCCAGCATGCCACAGCCAAACTCCACAAAGCCAAACATTCCCACGTGCTGGCCTTTGGCCAAGGAACGTCACCGGACTGAGCCACACTCAGCAGGGAGGGCTGACGTGTGGCCAGGCAGCTACTCACAGCAGCTGCATGTTTGACCAGCACTTTTCTAACAGTCCAGCAGGAGGCGACGTCCTGGCTCTGTCTGGGTCTTCAGGCCTGAGGGGGGCTGACATGTCTCTGGATCAAAGTCCCCCTCAAGGTTCCTGCTACTTCCAGTGGAGCCACAGTGAGCCTGTGGTGGGCACATCGGCCATCAACCAGGAGAACGCCAACATCAGTCCTCTGACCGCTCCGCCCAACATGTCCTCTTCAGAGCACACACTCAACATTCAGCACTACCTGGAATGCCCCAGACAGACGCAG GATGAAAGAGTCCTGACTGAACGCAGTGGGATCTTCGCTGCTCCTGCTTGCGATGTGGCCATGTACCTGGCGGAGTAG